A window of Vidua macroura isolate BioBank_ID:100142 chromosome 4, ASM2450914v1, whole genome shotgun sequence genomic DNA:
GTATCTCCAATACATACGTCACTGGATTCAAGTTCCACTAGGATTTCTGCTTCAGACTCAGCCATGTATTCCTTCCTGGAAGAAGAAATTTACGATGAGGATGGAAAAATAGAGGAATATCTTGCCTTTGACAACAAGGAACTGTAAATAACAGATATATGTATTTTTGAAGaatgtaatgaaaaattatCAATGAACTGAGTCAGGGTTCCTAAATGGTGTTTCTCTTCTGTAAGATATAGTTCCTTCTGTCCCTGTGTTCAGTAGCAGAGTGGTCAGAACACTCACTGGGCATGTGGAAGATTAGGTATATTGCCTTTCTAGTGGTTTAAAGCTCACATCTCCCATTTCAGAGGAGTTTCTTGACCACTGGTTATTTTGAGGTATTTGATGCATGGATAttcaataaaacaaatatttaattttgagatGGGGTAGAATGAAGGCATCCCTTCTCCCCAAATGAGTGCCTTGAGCATCAGGTTGTTTAGTGTCATTACACTGTTTGTGCTGTCATTATCTGCCCTGATGAGTCTTTATTCTTTCTGTGCAGAGTATAACAGCTTTGTGAGGAGACCTGCAGGTTACACCCTGCATTTAGAGCACTCTTGTGAGCAACAAGTCATTCAGTCATCTTCTTGAAAGTGCAGCCTAGGTTTCCTGCGAGCCAGTTGAATGTTCCAGCAGCTAGGCTACTGGGTGGATGAAAGATCATCACGTGCTTTTTTCTAAGAGGCCTCTAAAAGGGGAAGGCTTTGGTAGGACTCATTGGGcacaaagcacagctttttGTGCTAAGGCCTTACGCACACTCAGAACAAAGACATGGTTGTTCTGAAAACCTGAGGAACCTTTCAGAGACCCTTTCAGTGCtcttttttaaagagaaggCTGGGATTGCTGCCTTTTTAGGAAGCGTTTAGGTTTAAGAATACTCCCAGTAGTTTTTGCTGTTTTAATAAGTAAGCAAACTTAATTTGGGAGGGAGACTTGTCTGAAGGTatgtttctctcttttgtcTCCTTCATATGCTTCTTGTTTCCTTCAGttctgaaatgcctttttctccATAACTAAAACATCTGTTATAAAGCCTGACATGAGAATAGCTTGGTCATTTTGTGAGCTGGACCAATCAGCCACATCTCACATACAGTTAAGAATTATGCAGTATGGCTTGAGGAAGAAGCGAAGAAGtgtcagagaagagaaagggaggTAGTAGAAACCACTAGGAATTTGGAGGCATCTTTTTgacctcaaaaaaaaccccaaaaaaccccattccttaggaaaaaacacaatggtataaaaaaaaaaaaagaaaaaagttaaaacttTCTTCCTGAGAGGGTGTATTAGAAGAGCAGGTTAGGAGATGTAGCTGAAACATGTTTCCctggaaacagaagaaacagaaaaaaaattaaaaagcataaCTGTTCTTACTGTAGTGTATAGGAAAGAAGGGATGTGTAAGGCTATGGGCTCTACTATTCTTGTCATACTGCAGAAATCCTTTAAAGTTGTTTCATCTTTGATCAATGGTGGGAAATTGGAGATGTGTGCAGATACACAGGGCATGCTGAGAAAGAAATTTTCATGTGAGAGTCCTCTTGACAAATACAACAGATGTTGTTGCCTATGTTATTGTAAAAAGCATAGGATTTAGTCTCAAATGACTATGTGCCACATATAAAACTTTCTCCTAGACCTGTAGATCTTTCTGTTGTGATGCCataatgggattttaaaatttttcaatggcaagcaaatgaaagagaaatcagtatatatgtatttaatagGTTCTCTTCCCTTAGGTGAATTTGAGTTTCAATGTTTTGGTTATCTCCAGCtgaattccttttcttccataTGTACATTTCTCTGTTGAAGGAGGGGGTGGGGTGGAAGTTAATTCCCATGGGAATTCTTTTgaatttgtttcctttattaGTGAGGATGAGATTTGGGAACAACAGAAAATGCATCTTTCTGAGAAGAGGTGTAAGCGTGGCATTCCCCCTGTTTCTCCCAATGCCTGTATCAAAGATGCTGTGGCTTCTGAAGTGTTTGATCATATCTGGAGCAATGTCATTGGAATATTGGAggaactgattaaaaaaaattgggaaactAGTATCCCAGGTATTTgataatttcatttgaaaatatggTATTTGTTGAATCTAATTCAGAAAAGTcatccttccctctctgcttaAATTAAGCAAATATTCCAGGCTTTAGTTAAGATAACCAGTGCTGTACAATAGTAATATATGTAATGCCTTGCCATGAGAATGTGTGCGCGCACACACacctaaaataaaactttcttcCTAATTTTCAGGGAGTTTTGTATGAGAggtgtaaaaagaaaaatagtgacTGAAATATACTGACTGAAATAGCTTCATTGCAAGAgagcatgtttaaaaaaataaaaatattaatcacTTCTTGAAGATGTAAATTGATGCTGTTAGTCATCATTAGTCAGGGGACCAGTGACAATGTGATCTGGAACCTAGGAATCATAGTCCTCATTGCTTAGGCTTTATTAATAGAAAGAACCCTTGGGCAGTCAGAATGTTAAAGTGAGATAGAGAGTCTTGCTGATGTGCGGGAGTTCAAGACTTCACTATAGGATGAAGAAAAGGTGATGCATGTAATTTTATGCTTTTGTATTCTAACAGACTTcagtgagaaaaggaaaagctaggaaaaataaatagaagtgaAAATCTATTTAGTGTGCATATGTTACCTCTGGAGGCTGAGGGAAATTTCAGTTctttcaatgtattttaaaagaacagaagcAACAGAAGAATACCTGAGGGGGGTCTTGGAAGTTACCTCTAATGTAAGGTACACTCGACCTCAAATATAAGAATACAACAAAGTAAGAAATGGCAAAATTTCTCTGAATGCTTGCAGCATCGGAACTTCAGGCTTTACTGTAATTTAAAAGTTCTTTTGACAGCACAGGTGGATTGTTTAGCTCTCTGTATTATAGTTTAGGGAGGATAATTTAGCAGTATTATGATAGGTTTgcccttttatatttttaaaggtcaTATGGCTAGTACTTAAattaggaaggaaaataatttgggtTTATAATAGAAATAAGGTGGTAGCTTATACCCAAAATGAAACAGTGTATAGCTGCTGTCAGATGATGCTGGTATCAATAGGCttttgattttatatatatatatggttggggtttttttactacttaaaaaagaaaagctctggGGATTTTCTTAAACAACCCCCTCCAAATCTACCTGTATAGGCCAGCTTGTATGTCAGTGTCAGAGAAAGCATAGACAAAtggaaatgctttcaaaaaCCCATAATTTAtattagatttttaaatagCATGGAAACATAAAGCTATGTGCAAGTCTTTATTTACTATGTAATATTGTTTGAACCCCAAGAAATGATGGCTGGTAAACATTCttatttcctttactttttttgctgttgtgcAGAGTGTGACCAACaaatggaaaaactgaaaactgtTACAGCAAAACTGCCACGTTTGCCAGTCATTCATATTACAGCTGATGCTGGGACCATTCCCCTTTCCAGAGGCTCTGAAGCACAAAGTGTATCTTTTGGGGCTCATTCTGTTTCATCACAGGTAAGAATAAAACAAACCTTTCTgtcaaatgtttgttttttcttccttggacACCTTTTTTTCAACCTTGGACAGTCTTGATCAAAACTTGAAAAggctctttttctttattttctcttttttttttttttctttataccaATTTTAGGCATACTTGAAGTCATCTGATTTAAAATGAGGTTTAATTCaatgttgattttttgtttattgtcagttatttttctttggtgGTCCTTAAAGGTACAATTTATCACTAAGGTATTGCTGCCATTGATTGGCAAAGTCTTGTTAAATTCTATTCTCTCCTTAAAAACTaattctgcttttattgtgATCCAGAAATTTCTTCATGGTAGAATTAAGAACACAAACTGGGATGTGAAGTTGCAACTTGAAGTGCTTTTCTCACAACACTGCGAGTTTCAGACTCTCCCGttccttcactttttctttGCCTCTGAAAGGAGATTCTGCAGTACATCCACCAGCACACTGGCACTAGGCCTTACCTGTCTTTGTAGAAGCTCATGCTTATACTGATAAAATGTCCTAATTTGTCGTGCTTGCTGTTTCCTCCCTCTGTTTCTGGATTTCTTGATTCATGTTTTGtgcatttgtttcctttttcagccactgtttctgttctttttttttttttctcctgtctctCACTACTGAATTCAAGTGacttaattttcttccattGGCTCTTTTTCCATGCTTGCTAAACAGTGAGATAAGGAACACAGGAAAGATAGCACAGCAGTCTTGGTTCTCCCCATAGATGTGCTTTGTTCTGTAGCagtcccagcagccaggagaagTAAAATGCTTTGATAAATCATGCCCCTGTGCTGagggaaaatggaaagtttGAAGAATCAAACTCTGGCTTCAACTGAAATCTATATTGTAAATCAAATTGCAATTCAGTAACTACATTACACAAGTTGTGTTTATAAAATTCTGTTCAAGataagcaagagaaaaaagcagAGTTGCCCCATCTACTCCTGAGAATTGTACTGAACCATCTTAAAAGAAACTTTTGtaaaaaacaagtaaaatacCTCTTAACTATGTGCTTTTTAAGATCTTCCTtctaaaaaaggaaatgttaacACAGAGTTGTTGCTTTTAATAGGTTTACCGTTTCTCCAGCAATTTCTATAGTGATCTGAGTGGTGTGATGACAATTCAAGCAAAACCGCTCCAACAGAGGCATGCTGCCACAGCAGAAAAAACACAGTAGGTGACATAAAAATATGACATAATTCACATCATGTAAAAATGtcttgcaattaaaaaaaaaaatatatatatatataaaaaaggcAGTGATCTTGTGTGATCTTGTGATCACTGATATGCTAGTAATTTGCAGAGGTAGAAATGATGCACTGTTAAACCCTTGTTTTTCTTGATcctaattccttttttttttctctttccctagGAATGATCAAGAAGACAAACAGCATAGCAGTGCCTCCAGCACTCCAAATTCAGCACATCCTAGGTTGGGGAGAATTTCTGATAACAGTGTTCTGTCATCATCTCTGACTCTGCTGGCATCTTCTAGGAAAGTACCAAGGTTACCTGCTCTCACCTCTGACCAACCATGCTCAGAAGTTCCTAATATGTACAATGATGAAATCCTTAAAGGGACAAAATTGTgagtttttcattttattcttttctcagaattttactgaaatttCACCACTGAAGGATTTTGCAAACTACTTGAGAACTAACCCACAATTTATTATTAATTGTAGAAttcagagggaagaagaaagcaagcagagccatgatttttttaaggagagccatttgttttacttctttATTGCTGTATTAGGTGCTGTTACTTTCTGTAGCTGAGCTTTATAAAGAAATGTACTacttaataattttatattatttcaaTGAAGTCTGTAATGTAAATACTCCTAAAAGAGGAACCCTTATGATTCTGTAGGGTTTGCAGCAGTTTATCTTCTGCTCGTGTGCCTGCAACCCGGAACAAGTTACCACCAATAAACTCTGAGCCTGTTGAACAACACATTTCAGTACCTCGAATGCAACAGAGCCCTGTAAGTTGTGTTCATGATTTTACTGGTGAAGAACTTCAAGATATTTagaattaaattattctatATCACTGGTTGAAGTAAGTAATTTTACAGCTGGTGTTGGTTTGTATTTAATACATAGTTTTAGCATGCTAATGTGTGTTACATTGGGGTGCAATTACAATGTAAGAGAAGGCAGTTCAAAACCTTAGGTCATAGACAAATTATAGTGGAAGGACTTGTCTGACAACAGAAaaacctgtttaaaaaaaatagctaaaaagAACCAACCAACAAGATAACAAGATAGTAACCTTGCTGTTCTATGCATCTGGATTTAAATCgctcttttcagtgttttattcaCTAATGTTAGGTTGTAAGAATTAGAAAACTATGCTGACTGAAGTAGAAAATGATAACAACTGAAAAAAGCCAGATCTAATATTGGCCAATTTTGAAGGTTTGGGAAGTAATCAATCACCAGAAGTAAATTAGCATGTTGATATATCAACATGCCAACATAGAAACAGTCTTgcatctgtttaaaaaacagGCACATAAATTGATGCTTTTGGTtattgaaaacatatttttcttatcttcttgTGAACTTCTGTAtgtcaacagaaaaaaaatttaacttaTTCAATTGCTGCATTCTCTTAATGCTCTTTTTAATTCTCTCAGCATCAAGAACGATATGCTCATAGCAGAGTGTCAAGTGCAGTAGCTGACAGGACAGAGCAACAGCCACTCAGAGAAAGAAGTGTTACTGTTGATCAATTTTCAAGACCCAACACAACTCATACATTCAGGGTACGTTACAGTGTAAGTGGAGACTTGGAAAAAGGGAAGAGGTTTTCTTTCATGCCTGCTGTTGGTTTACAGAAGGTCTCGTTTCTGAGTCTCTCCTGACTTCTGATGTACAAGGATTACCACTACCTGAGGAATCCCTGAGAAGAGAGGAGGATGCTAAAAGTCTTGGGGAGGGTGTGGGACTGTTGTatgagaaagaattttttttcaggttttgaaagGGGTGTGTGTGCTAGAAGTGTGCAGTTTTAGTGCTGTTTTGAGCTTTGCACTTTGGTAGGATCCAGTCTGCGAGACTAGATCATAAAACCATAATCAAACCCTTTCTGTAGATAAGTGTATCTCACTAGGTAAGAGtatatatttcctttttacaGAGAGACACACCTCAGAAGAAGTCACTGACTCCCGTGGATTTTGCTAACTACAGAAGGACCGGTCAAGGATTTTTGATAACAGGTAGGCAAAGGAGAATGACTTGAAATGTAAAAGGCCAACAAAACCTACTAACCCATCATACTGTCAGAAAGTATAGTGCTTAGGGAGAGCCATCTCAGCATAAAAGAAGAACAGGTTTTCTTGGCAGGATTTTTGAGTTTAGATTGAAGCTTCTTCTCACTTGTTCTGAGGGAGTCCTAACTCTTATGGTTAGGAATCCTGTGaagcttctttttcttgttatgACGTGGTAGGAAAAGGATTCTATCTCATCATCTCATctcataatttctttcttttttttttttttttttttttttagtattttgacATATTTACAACTATAGCAAGAGGCTGTAGTGTGCAGGCTAGATATTTTTGCAGCTGCTAGAGTAGTAACACAGTTGCATGCTTGTGAACTGCTTatgacaaattttattttaggtcTGAAATTAATAAACTTTTtgtgtgaagaaaaagaagatttgaaaatgtgcacttttaacaaaattataaagctctcataaaacaaaaaaatcagtattgaTTTGCAGCTCTGTCTTGAATTTACAACCCCAAAAAAGAGAACAACCCTGTGTAgctcattttgtttcatttttacgATAAAGCTGACTAGCTGGTTCCTGGTGTATTTGAGTTGTTAGAAGTAATCTTTACTCGTTTAGAAGTTCCTTGAGTTTAAATAATTATATCATTGACAAAATTATATAACAGGTGGTGTAAGAATAAGGGCAGGTTAGCAAATATTGATCTGAGTACATTGGTGGAAGTAACTCATATATAATCTTGGAGTGTCTTTGAGAAACTACAACAATTAGCaatcttttatattttccaggTTCACAGAATTACTCCAGATCCTTTCAGAGAAATCCTCCAACCTCAAAGAAGAGATTTCAGATTGCTTCTTAACCTGTTTtaggaagaaacagaaacccTCTGCACTGATTGAAAGACTGAAGCACTAAATTTGCCACTTAGTATCTTGTGTAACAAAGAAGGTGTCTGCTGAGCCTTGCAATCCTCAGGATGCCTGCATtaccttcttttaaaattatttgaccAGAGCTTAGAGTTGAAATTatagcaaaatgaaataaatggttGAGGTATCTGCTCTGTTTGCAATATCAAGAGATTGCGGCTGCACTTTCTTCTCAGGCATTCCTCCTTTTTATGCCTTTCCTAGGGAATTGTTTTTCTACCTATCAAATAAGGTGCATTTAGAACATAAAGTGCTGTCCCTACTTATTTTTGCTTCCTTAAAGATGTTCTAGTCTATCTAAATATTAGtcatatataaaatttatactTTTAAACAGAAGTTTGCAGTACTTCCTCTTTAACTGCTATGTTAACATTTCTTCATGTTTCAGTCTGTCTgcttattattatattattatattttatctcTTAAAAGTATTATGTGTACcaaccttttcttcttcctttaattCTTTTGAAATCTCATTTATTGCTGTTCTAGGCATCAGTAACTATGGGAACTGCTGGGATAAACTTGTTTACACCAAGTAATGTTTTCCCTGCCAAGCCAAATGTTTATAAATGCTGAGCAATTGAACCACATGCTGACAAATCTGTAAGACCATTCCCACTTTTTGAGATTTCTTGCACAAATGAAGAGAAGAGCAGAACAACAAGCTTCTGTGgcttaaaaagaaagatttgcTAATTACTAGAGCAGCAATGGACTGCTCTCAGGTGgcaa
This region includes:
- the FAM149A gene encoding protein FAM149A isoform X1 encodes the protein MKVAALGAGALLSRLRRSPPAPSPRLPSGGGRAAGRGGRTPSPASSETDKEPGGRAAAKGLLITLPDIGEEAAAEGDEAAGSPRLPTKGLSRGSPNQSLSGKSGVSLPLVFARNVQEAIDNYTCETLSSLSPSGCATPTELNNSWSGINSYTTSLSTERSSVYSWRDDEFDKANTQRVHQLFLEIDEMLFEGKVTSQTENLKAECADWVEQFPHIRVLGKQLLVPKDEGFQHFQSRNDAHVDTKCVPGLLDCTGHTKELCISGSKLMPTVSPIHTSLDSSSTRISASDSAMYSFLEEEIYDEDGKIEEYLAFDNKELEDEIWEQQKMHLSEKRCKRGIPPVSPNACIKDAVASEVFDHIWSNVIGILEELIKKNWETSIPECDQQMEKLKTVTAKLPRLPVIHITADAGTIPLSRGSEAQSVSFGAHSVSSQVYRFSSNFYSDLSGVMTIQAKPLQQRHAATAEKTQNDQEDKQHSSASSTPNSAHPRLGRISDNSVLSSSLTLLASSRKVPRLPALTSDQPCSEVPNMYNDEILKGTKLVCSSLSSARVPATRNKLPPINSEPVEQHISVPRMQQSPHQERYAHSRVSSAVADRTEQQPLRERSVTVDQFSRPNTTHTFRRDTPQKKSLTPVDFANYRRTGQGFLITGSQNYSRSFQRNPPTSKKRFQIAS
- the FAM149A gene encoding protein FAM149A isoform X2 encodes the protein MRRARGAGPPGGCGRGLLVLGKGLSRGSPNQSLSGKSGVSLPLVFARNVQEAIDNYTCETLSSLSPSGCATPTELNNSWSGINSYTTSLSTERSSVYSWRDDEFDKANTQRVHQLFLEIDEMLFEGKVTSQTENLKAECADWVEQFPHIRVLGKQLLVPKDEGFQHFQSRNDAHVDTKCVPGLLDCTGHTKELCISGSKLMPTVSPIHTSLDSSSTRISASDSAMYSFLEEEIYDEDGKIEEYLAFDNKELEDEIWEQQKMHLSEKRCKRGIPPVSPNACIKDAVASEVFDHIWSNVIGILEELIKKNWETSIPECDQQMEKLKTVTAKLPRLPVIHITADAGTIPLSRGSEAQSVSFGAHSVSSQVYRFSSNFYSDLSGVMTIQAKPLQQRHAATAEKTQNDQEDKQHSSASSTPNSAHPRLGRISDNSVLSSSLTLLASSRKVPRLPALTSDQPCSEVPNMYNDEILKGTKLVCSSLSSARVPATRNKLPPINSEPVEQHISVPRMQQSPHQERYAHSRVSSAVADRTEQQPLRERSVTVDQFSRPNTTHTFRRDTPQKKSLTPVDFANYRRTGQGFLITGSQNYSRSFQRNPPTSKKRFQIAS